From the genome of Hymenobacter sp. PAMC 26628, one region includes:
- the recR gene encoding recombination mediator RecR yields MDFPSKLIENAVGELARLPGIGKKTALRLALHLLKADTDTTASLAEALAKMRFEITYCRTCHSISDAEECSICANQLRDHAQVCVVADVRDVIAIENTGQYRGVYHVLGGVISPIEGVGPTDLHIDSLVERAAAEDSDVREVILAISPTMEGDTTAFYLSRRLRDLPNVHISTIARGIPMGGELEYADEITLGRSIVDRQRQVN; encoded by the coding sequence ATGGATTTCCCTTCCAAGCTGATTGAAAACGCCGTGGGCGAGCTGGCCCGCCTACCCGGCATTGGCAAGAAAACGGCCCTGCGCCTGGCCCTGCACCTGTTGAAGGCGGATACCGACACCACGGCCTCGCTGGCCGAGGCGCTGGCCAAAATGCGTTTCGAAATAACCTACTGCCGCACTTGCCACAGCATTTCCGACGCCGAGGAGTGCAGCATTTGCGCCAACCAGCTCCGCGACCACGCCCAGGTATGCGTAGTGGCCGACGTGCGCGACGTCATCGCCATCGAAAACACGGGCCAGTACCGTGGCGTGTACCACGTGCTGGGCGGCGTCATTTCGCCCATCGAGGGCGTGGGGCCCACGGACTTGCACATCGACTCGCTGGTGGAGCGGGCGGCGGCCGAAGATTCAGACGTGCGCGAGGTCATCCTCGCCATTAGCCCTACCATGGAGGGCGACACCACCGCTTTTTACCTCTCGCGCCGCCTGCGCGACCTGCCCAACGTGCACATCAGCACCATTGCCCGCGGCATTCCAATGGGCGGCGAGTTGGAATACGCCGACGAAATTACCCTCGGCCGCAGCATCGTGGACCGCCAGCGGCAAGTAAACTAG
- a CDS encoding glycosyltransferase family 2 protein — translation MVKLSVVVVSYNVSYFLEQALLSVRRAAEKLGAPVEVFVVDNNSADHSVAMVRARFPEVILIENKHNPGFAKANNQALRRATGEYQLLLNPDTVVGEDTFRACCDFMDAHPAGGGLGVHMLDGQGHFLPESKRGLPTPAVALCKMLGLSRLMPNSRIFGRYHLGYLDKNQTHEVDVLSGAFMLLRRTALAQVGLLDEDYFMYGEDIDLSYRLTLGGWKNYYFPGARIIHYKGESTRRTSVNYVLVFYRAMVIFARKHFAPGPAGLVSLLINTAIWLRAGAAIFERLARRAAPVLLDAGLVYGGMFLLKAYWETHNKYPPGPYPPRFLRVAVPGYIAVWLASAYLSGGYGRPGRVGALARGILVGTILISAVSNFLDAWRFSKALIVLGGAWALVALVGRQLATHFIKYHNLHLGEPRPKNIAIVGSAAESQRVCQLLEAAAVPARVVGYVAVGPQAASVPVPPLPGRSPAHAPAEALGELRQLPDLVRLYALDELIFCGRDLPASQIIGLMLALPATPPVAYKILPEASAYIIGSSRKDAPGNYYALHSALNLHQPGPARAKRLLDVLSAATLLLLGPLLVWFQTDQQGFVHNAVAVLLGRATWVGLRHTPGPAQARPAVLSPADAAGGPLGASAKRHLELLYAKNYAPGQDVGILWYCWRRLGQAVGPPAEK, via the coding sequence GTGGTCAAACTCTCCGTCGTCGTCGTCAGCTACAACGTCAGCTACTTCCTCGAGCAGGCGCTGCTGTCGGTGCGGCGGGCAGCCGAAAAGCTTGGGGCCCCGGTGGAGGTATTTGTGGTGGATAACAACTCGGCCGACCACTCGGTGGCGATGGTGCGGGCGCGGTTCCCAGAGGTCATTCTGATCGAAAACAAGCACAACCCGGGCTTTGCCAAGGCCAACAACCAGGCCCTGCGCCGCGCCACCGGCGAATACCAGCTGCTGCTCAACCCCGACACGGTGGTGGGGGAAGACACCTTCCGGGCCTGCTGCGATTTTATGGACGCGCACCCCGCCGGCGGGGGGCTGGGCGTGCACATGCTCGACGGCCAGGGCCACTTCCTGCCCGAAAGCAAGCGCGGCTTGCCCACGCCCGCCGTGGCCCTGTGCAAAATGCTGGGCCTGAGCCGACTAATGCCCAATTCGCGCATCTTTGGCCGCTACCACCTGGGGTACTTGGACAAAAACCAAACCCACGAGGTTGACGTGCTTAGCGGGGCGTTCATGCTGCTGCGCCGCACGGCCCTGGCCCAGGTGGGCCTACTCGACGAAGACTACTTCATGTACGGCGAGGACATCGACCTCTCGTACCGGCTCACGCTGGGCGGCTGGAAAAATTACTATTTCCCCGGGGCCCGGATCATCCACTACAAGGGCGAAAGCACCCGGCGCACGAGCGTGAACTACGTGCTCGTGTTTTACCGGGCAATGGTGATTTTTGCCCGCAAGCACTTTGCCCCGGGGCCCGCCGGCCTGGTGTCGCTGCTCATCAATACCGCCATTTGGCTGCGGGCGGGGGCTGCCATTTTTGAGCGGCTGGCCCGCCGCGCCGCGCCGGTATTGCTCGACGCTGGCCTGGTGTACGGGGGCATGTTTTTGCTGAAGGCATACTGGGAAACGCATAATAAATACCCACCGGGGCCCTATCCGCCGCGGTTTTTGCGGGTGGCCGTGCCGGGCTACATCGCCGTGTGGCTGGCCTCGGCCTACCTGAGCGGCGGCTACGGCCGGCCCGGAAGGGTGGGGGCCCTGGCGCGGGGCATCCTGGTGGGCACAATACTGATTTCGGCAGTATCGAATTTCCTCGACGCCTGGCGGTTTTCCAAGGCGCTCATCGTGCTGGGCGGGGCCTGGGCGCTGGTGGCACTGGTGGGGCGGCAGCTGGCCACGCATTTCATAAAATACCACAACCTGCACCTGGGCGAGCCCCGCCCAAAGAACATCGCCATCGTGGGTTCGGCGGCCGAGAGCCAGCGCGTGTGCCAGCTACTGGAAGCCGCCGCCGTGCCGGCTCGCGTTGTTGGCTACGTGGCCGTGGGGCCCCAGGCCGCCAGCGTACCGGTGCCGCCGTTGCCCGGGCGCTCCCCGGCGCACGCACCGGCCGAGGCCCTGGGCGAGCTGCGCCAACTGCCCGATTTGGTGCGCCTATACGCGCTGGATGAGTTGATTTTTTGCGGTCGCGACCTGCCAGCCAGCCAAATTATTGGCCTGATGCTGGCGCTGCCCGCCACGCCGCCAGTGGCCTATAAAATTCTGCCCGAGGCCAGTGCCTACATCATCGGCAGCAGCCGCAAAGACGCGCCCGGCAACTACTACGCCCTCCACAGCGCACTGAACCTGCACCAGCCGGGCCCCGCCCGCGCCAAGCGCCTGCTCGACGTGCTGAGCGCCGCCACCCTGCTCTTGCTGGGGCCCCTGCTTGTCTGGTTTCAGACTGACCAGCAAGGTTTTGTGCACAACGCGGTGGCCGTGCTGCTGGGCCGGGCCACGTGGGTGGGCCTGCGCCACACGCCCGGCCCGGCCCAGGCGCGGCCCGCCGTACTCTCGCCCGCCGACGCGGCCGGCGGGCCGCTCGGGGCCAGCGCCAAGCGGCACCTCGAATTGCTGTACGCCAAAAACTACGCCCCGGGGCAAGACGTGGGCATTCTGTGGTATTGCTGGCGGCGGTTGGGGCAGGCCGTGGGGCCCCCGGCGGAAAAATAG
- a CDS encoding pyridoxal phosphate-dependent aminotransferase has product MPEVLAPASPLSNRLLAMTESATIAMAKKARELAAQGVDVISLSFGEPDFQTPQYIKDAAKKAVDDGFTFYTPVPGTLELRQAICAKLKKENDLDYLPTNIVVSTGAKQALANAILSLVNPGDEVIIYSPYWVSYEEMVKLAEGVPVPLVGSLENDYKATAAQLEAAITPRTKLIMYSSPCNPTGSVFSQEELGEMAAVLARHPQVYALADEIYEYINFVGEHYSLARFPEVKDQVITVNGFSKGYAMTGWRLGYLAARADIASACDKLQGQITSGTCSIAQKAGTAALLGGHSSADEMVTAYHRRRDLVLDIAKDIPGLVTPTPSGAFYVFPDVSAFFGRTTAEGQVIKDSADLALYLLSDAHVAAVSGEAFGAPQCMRFSTAAADDKLVEAFQRIKKSLAKL; this is encoded by the coding sequence ATGCCCGAAGTACTTGCCCCCGCGTCGCCGCTCTCCAACCGCCTGCTGGCGATGACGGAATCGGCGACCATTGCCATGGCCAAAAAAGCCCGCGAGCTGGCCGCGCAGGGCGTCGACGTCATCAGCCTGAGCTTCGGCGAGCCTGATTTCCAGACGCCCCAGTACATCAAGGACGCCGCCAAGAAAGCCGTCGATGACGGTTTTACATTCTACACGCCAGTGCCCGGCACGCTGGAGCTACGCCAGGCCATTTGTGCCAAACTGAAGAAGGAGAACGACTTGGATTACCTGCCCACCAACATTGTGGTGAGCACCGGCGCCAAGCAAGCCCTGGCCAATGCCATCCTCAGCTTGGTGAATCCCGGCGACGAGGTCATCATCTACTCGCCCTATTGGGTAAGCTACGAAGAGATGGTGAAGCTGGCCGAGGGCGTGCCCGTGCCGCTGGTGGGCAGCCTCGAAAACGATTACAAGGCCACCGCCGCGCAGCTCGAAGCCGCCATCACGCCGCGCACCAAGCTTATCATGTACTCCTCGCCGTGCAACCCCACGGGGTCGGTGTTCAGCCAGGAGGAGCTGGGCGAAATGGCCGCCGTGCTGGCCCGCCACCCGCAGGTATACGCTCTGGCCGACGAGATTTACGAGTACATTAACTTCGTGGGCGAACACTACAGCCTGGCTCGTTTCCCAGAGGTTAAGGACCAGGTAATCACCGTCAACGGCTTCTCGAAGGGCTACGCCATGACCGGCTGGCGCTTGGGCTACCTCGCCGCCCGCGCCGACATTGCCTCGGCCTGCGACAAGCTCCAGGGCCAAATCACGTCCGGCACCTGCTCCATCGCCCAGAAGGCCGGCACCGCTGCCCTGCTCGGCGGCCATAGCAGTGCCGACGAGATGGTGACCGCCTACCACCGCCGCCGCGACCTGGTATTGGACATTGCCAAGGACATTCCTGGCCTGGTGACGCCCACGCCGAGCGGCGCGTTCTACGTATTTCCCGACGTGTCGGCGTTCTTTGGCCGCACCACGGCCGAGGGCCAGGTTATCAAAGATTCGGCCGATTTGGCCCTCTACCTGCTCAGCGACGCTCACGTAGCCGCCGTGTCGGGCGAGGCTTTTGGGGCCCCGCAGTGCATGCGTTTCAGCACTGCCGCCGCCGACGACAAGCTGGTGGAAGCCTTCCAGCGCATTAAGAAAAGCCTGGCCAAATTGTAG
- a CDS encoding bifunctional heptose 7-phosphate kinase/heptose 1-phosphate adenyltransferase, with the protein MPADTLSQLFADFNRLRVLIIGDVMVDAYVWGRATRLSPEAPVPVVHVARTENRLGGAANVALNVQALGATPLLCAVIGTDAGGGQLLELLQQRGLPAAGLVRSAHRPTTVKQRILAQGQQLLRIDSEVETDLNAAETAQLLGAYDELLAQAHVVVFEDYDKGVLREDIIATCIARARERGIPTVVDPKKKNFLAYRGCTLFKPNLKELREGLKLEFGDPATDRPGFEAGVARLREELRPETVLVTLSEHGVFAQQADQKTYLPAHLRTISDVSGAGDTVISIAALCVALRQPAPFLAALANLGGGLVCEQVGVVPIEKQRLLEEAQEAGL; encoded by the coding sequence ATGCCCGCCGATACGCTTTCCCAGCTCTTTGCCGATTTCAACCGCCTGCGCGTGCTCATCATCGGCGACGTGATGGTGGACGCCTACGTGTGGGGCCGCGCCACGCGCCTCTCGCCCGAGGCCCCCGTGCCGGTGGTGCACGTGGCCCGCACCGAAAACCGCCTCGGCGGGGCTGCCAACGTGGCCCTGAACGTGCAGGCCCTGGGGGCCACGCCGCTGCTCTGCGCCGTGATTGGCACCGACGCCGGCGGCGGCCAGCTGCTGGAGTTATTGCAGCAGCGTGGCTTGCCCGCCGCCGGCCTCGTCCGCAGCGCGCACCGGCCCACCACGGTGAAGCAGCGCATCCTGGCCCAAGGCCAGCAGCTGCTGCGCATCGACTCGGAAGTAGAAACCGACCTTAACGCCGCCGAAACGGCGCAGCTGCTGGGGGCCTACGACGAGCTGCTGGCCCAGGCCCACGTGGTGGTGTTTGAAGACTACGACAAGGGCGTGTTGCGCGAGGACATCATTGCCACCTGCATTGCGCGGGCCCGGGAGCGCGGCATCCCCACGGTGGTAGACCCCAAGAAGAAGAACTTCCTGGCCTACCGCGGCTGCACACTGTTCAAGCCCAACCTGAAAGAACTGCGCGAGGGCCTAAAGCTGGAGTTTGGCGACCCCGCCACCGACCGCCCCGGCTTCGAGGCCGGCGTGGCCCGCCTGCGCGAAGAATTACGGCCTGAAACCGTGCTGGTGACACTTTCCGAGCACGGCGTATTTGCCCAGCAGGCCGACCAAAAAACCTACCTGCCGGCTCACCTGCGCACGATTTCCGACGTGTCGGGCGCCGGTGATACGGTCATCAGCATCGCGGCCTTGTGCGTGGCGCTGCGGCAGCCGGCGCCGTTCCTCGCCGCGCTGGCCAACTTAGGCGGCGGGCTGGTGTGCGAGCAAGTGGGCGTGGTGCCCATCGAGAAGCAGCGGCTGCTAGAAGAAGCGCAGGAAGCCGGCCTGTAG
- a CDS encoding sugar O-acetyltransferase has product MRSEEEKMLAGELYLAADPALVKARTHAKQLLHRLNVTEYLVTDAAREVLAELVLHAGPNFYAEPPFYCDYGRNIYCGSNVYFNVNCVVLDVAKVTIGSNVMFGPGVQLYAATHPLDAVVRRTLELGRPVTIGDDCWIGGGAIICPGVSIGAGCVIGAGSVVTKDVPAYSLAVGNPARVIKKLEAAA; this is encoded by the coding sequence ATGCGCAGCGAGGAAGAAAAAATGCTGGCCGGCGAACTCTACCTGGCCGCAGACCCCGCCCTGGTGAAGGCGCGCACCCACGCCAAGCAACTGCTGCACCGCCTGAACGTGACGGAGTACCTGGTTACGGACGCCGCCCGCGAGGTACTGGCCGAATTGGTGCTGCACGCGGGGCCCAATTTCTACGCGGAGCCGCCCTTCTACTGCGACTACGGCCGCAATATTTACTGTGGCAGCAACGTGTATTTCAACGTAAACTGCGTGGTGCTGGACGTGGCCAAGGTCACCATCGGCTCCAACGTCATGTTTGGGCCCGGCGTGCAGCTGTACGCGGCCACCCATCCGCTCGACGCCGTGGTGCGCCGCACGCTGGAGCTAGGGCGGCCCGTCACCATCGGCGACGACTGCTGGATCGGGGGCGGGGCCATCATCTGCCCGGGCGTCAGCATCGGCGCGGGCTGCGTCATCGGGGCCGGGTCGGTGGTGACGAAGGACGTGCCGGCGTATTCGCTGGCCGTCGGCAACCCGGCCCGGGTGATTAAAAAGTTGGAAGCAGCCGCTTAG
- a CDS encoding alkylphosphonate utilization protein: MDSKDSNGALLAEGDSVTLIKDLKVKDSSLTLKRGTLVKNIRLTGSLSEVEGRAGGSTMVLKTEFLKKA; the protein is encoded by the coding sequence ATGGATAGCAAAGACAGCAACGGGGCCCTGCTCGCCGAAGGCGACTCGGTCACGCTCATCAAAGACCTGAAAGTGAAAGACTCGTCGCTGACGCTGAAGCGCGGCACGCTGGTCAAAAACATCCGCCTCACCGGCTCGCTCAGCGAGGTGGAAGGCCGGGCCGGCGGCAGCACGATGGTGCTGAAAACCGAATTTTTGAAGAAAGCCTAA
- the hemE gene encoding uroporphyrinogen decarboxylase, translated as MIKNDLYLRAARGETTERTPVWLMRQAGRILPEYRALRARLSGFKELVETPELAAEVTIQPIDALDVDAAIIFSDILVVPDAMGLPYEMVEARGPLFPNVIKTAADVDKLRVADPEEHLGYVLEALRITKRALNGRVPLIGFAGAPWTILAYMVEGHGSKTFSKARGMLYREPALAHRLLEKITATTIAYLQAQVAAGAQVVQVFDSWAGILPPAHYAEFSTRYIGQICAALSPLVPVTVFAKGAWWAVEDFAALPCRTIGLDWNQDPAAVRRVAGDKTLQGNLDPCALYGTRDQVRAATQAMLRQFAGGPHIANLGHGVYPDTDPDNVRVFVDTVKEWRG; from the coding sequence GTGATCAAGAACGACCTCTACCTGCGCGCCGCCCGCGGCGAAACCACCGAGCGGACGCCCGTGTGGCTCATGCGCCAAGCCGGCCGCATCCTGCCAGAGTACCGCGCCCTGCGCGCCCGCCTCTCCGGCTTCAAAGAGCTGGTGGAAACCCCCGAGCTGGCCGCCGAGGTCACCATCCAGCCCATCGACGCGCTCGACGTGGACGCGGCCATCATCTTCTCCGACATCCTGGTGGTGCCCGACGCCATGGGCCTGCCCTACGAGATGGTCGAGGCCCGGGGCCCCCTGTTCCCCAACGTAATCAAAACCGCCGCCGATGTAGATAAACTGCGCGTGGCCGACCCCGAGGAGCACCTCGGCTACGTGCTCGAGGCGCTGCGCATCACCAAGCGCGCCCTGAACGGCCGGGTGCCGCTGATAGGTTTCGCCGGGGCCCCCTGGACGATTCTGGCCTACATGGTGGAGGGCCACGGCTCCAAAACTTTCAGCAAGGCCCGCGGCATGCTCTACCGCGAGCCCGCCCTGGCGCACCGGCTGCTCGAAAAAATCACCGCCACCACCATCGCCTACCTGCAAGCCCAGGTGGCGGCCGGGGCCCAAGTGGTGCAGGTGTTCGACTCATGGGCCGGCATCCTACCGCCAGCGCATTACGCCGAATTCTCAACCCGCTACATCGGCCAGATTTGCGCCGCGCTGTCGCCGCTGGTGCCCGTCACGGTGTTCGCCAAGGGCGCGTGGTGGGCTGTGGAGGATTTCGCCGCCCTGCCCTGCCGCACGATAGGCCTCGACTGGAACCAGGACCCCGCCGCCGTGCGCCGCGTGGCCGGCGACAAAACCCTGCAAGGCAACCTTGACCCCTGCGCCCTCTACGGTACCCGCGACCAGGTGCGCGCCGCCACCCAGGCCATGTTGCGCCAGTTTGCCGGGGGCCCCCACATCGCCAACCTCGGCCACGGCGTGTACCCCGACACCGACCCCGACAACGTGCGCGTGTTCGTGGACACGGTGAAGGAGTGGCGGGGGTAA
- a CDS encoding GxxExxY protein: MVDEKYLLSSLSEQVIGCAMRVHSTLGNGFPEIIYQRALAIELELCGISFTRESTQAVYYRDTCIGSRIVDFLVQEKLLIELKAIAELNDSHFSQIINYLTAFKLEVGLLINFGQKSLQYRRFIKTKA, translated from the coding sequence ATGGTTGATGAGAAATATTTACTTTCCAGCCTTTCCGAGCAGGTGATTGGGTGCGCCATGCGGGTGCACAGCACGTTGGGCAACGGATTTCCCGAAATCATTTACCAACGCGCATTGGCGATAGAGTTAGAACTTTGCGGAATCAGTTTTACCCGCGAATCCACGCAAGCCGTGTACTATCGCGACACCTGCATCGGCTCGAGAATTGTAGATTTTTTGGTCCAGGAAAAGCTGCTCATCGAACTGAAAGCCATCGCTGAACTGAACGACAGCCATTTCTCTCAAATCATTAATTACCTCACCGCCTTCAAGCTCGAAGTAGGCCTACTCATCAACTTCGGTCAGAAAAGCCTACAATACCGCCGTTTCATTAAAACCAAGGCGTAA
- a CDS encoding MarC family protein has product MEILLATFTTLFSLVNPFGAMPVFLTLTSDDSGTERLRIALRACLYMVAILSVAFLGGQYILNFFNISIQHLRIAGGILLMRSAFDLLTPGANRDRVGPAALEESKLKDDVSFTPLAMPMLSGPGSMAICIGLIRPSYSDKALTLVGFALVALASLAVLASSLRLTRLLGRPGMAALARIMGFITLAIGVNFFATAIGALFPGLNH; this is encoded by the coding sequence ATGGAAATCCTGCTGGCCACGTTCACCACCCTGTTTTCGCTCGTGAACCCCTTCGGGGCAATGCCGGTTTTCCTCACCCTCACCAGCGACGACAGCGGCACCGAGCGCCTGCGCATTGCCCTGCGCGCCTGCCTCTACATGGTGGCCATCCTGAGCGTCGCCTTTTTGGGCGGGCAATACATCCTCAACTTCTTCAACATCAGCATCCAGCACCTGCGCATTGCGGGCGGCATCCTGCTCATGCGCTCAGCCTTTGACCTGCTCACGCCCGGTGCCAACCGCGACCGGGTGGGCCCCGCCGCCCTCGAAGAAAGCAAGCTCAAGGACGACGTGAGCTTCACGCCGCTGGCCATGCCCATGCTCTCGGGCCCCGGCTCGATGGCCATTTGCATCGGCCTCATCCGCCCTTCTTATTCCGACAAGGCCCTCACGCTGGTGGGCTTCGCGCTGGTGGCACTGGCCAGCTTGGCGGTGCTGGCCTCGTCGCTGCGCCTCACGCGCCTGCTGGGCCGGCCGGGCATGGCGGCCTTGGCGCGCATCATGGGCTTCATCACGCTGGCCATCGGGGTGAATTTCTTCGCCACCGCCATCGGGGCCCTGTTCCCAGGCCTGAATCACTGA
- a CDS encoding endonuclease/exonuclease/phosphatase family protein — protein MNLLLTLAQWLTWLLGASALLATVLPLLRQTAWWVRVCDFPRLQIVAGLAASLVGALLLPPLPGPWQLALVGGLAVAIGYQGYRIWPYTPLHGKQVADASRPATDLDHHLSLLVTNVLMHNRDAARILGHIRLRQPDIVLAVETDAWWLEQLQPLAKSYPYTCHAPLPNTYGMLVFSRLPLRQAEIRFLLEADIPSFHGQVVLPNGVPVRLHFLHPRPPAPAESKSSVRRDAELLVVGREIEHHDGPTVVAGDLNDVAWSHTSELFRRLSQLLDPRIGRGLLPTFHADHKLLRWPLDHVFHSAHFRLQHLERLSHMGSDHFPIYIRLSYEPTGWREQTEALEVANAEDHQEAAEKIADGVADAAENPA, from the coding sequence ATGAATTTACTGCTTACCCTGGCGCAGTGGCTGACGTGGCTGCTGGGCGCATCGGCCTTGCTGGCCACTGTGTTGCCACTGCTTCGCCAAACCGCCTGGTGGGTGCGCGTCTGCGATTTTCCGCGCTTGCAAATCGTGGCCGGCCTGGCCGCCAGCCTCGTGGGGGCCCTGTTGTTGCCGCCGCTGCCGGGGCCCTGGCAGCTGGCGCTGGTGGGGGGCTTGGCGGTGGCCATCGGGTACCAGGGGTACCGCATCTGGCCCTACACGCCACTGCACGGCAAGCAAGTGGCCGATGCCAGCCGCCCCGCCACTGACCTCGACCACCACCTCAGCCTGCTGGTAACCAACGTGCTGATGCACAACCGCGACGCGGCGCGCATCCTGGGCCACATCCGCCTGCGGCAACCCGACATTGTGCTGGCCGTGGAAACCGACGCTTGGTGGCTGGAGCAGCTGCAGCCGCTCGCGAAATCGTACCCCTACACCTGCCACGCCCCGCTGCCCAACACTTACGGCATGCTCGTGTTTTCGCGCCTGCCGCTGCGCCAAGCCGAAATTCGGTTCTTGCTGGAGGCCGACATTCCCTCGTTTCATGGGCAGGTGGTGCTGCCCAACGGCGTGCCTGTGCGGCTGCACTTCCTGCACCCGCGCCCGCCGGCCCCGGCCGAGTCCAAAAGCAGCGTGCGCCGTGATGCCGAGCTACTGGTGGTGGGCCGCGAAATTGAGCATCACGACGGCCCCACGGTGGTGGCCGGCGACCTGAACGACGTAGCGTGGTCGCACACCTCCGAGCTGTTCCGGCGGCTCTCGCAGCTGCTCGACCCGCGCATTGGCCGGGGCCTGTTGCCCACTTTCCACGCCGACCACAAGCTGCTGCGCTGGCCCCTCGACCACGTGTTTCACTCGGCCCACTTCCGCTTGCAGCACTTGGAGCGCCTCAGCCACATGGGCTCCGACCACTTCCCCATCTACATCCGCCTCAGTTACGAGCCAACCGGCTGGCGCGAGCAGACCGAGGCCTTGGAAGTGGCCAATGCCGAAGACCACCAAGAAGCCGCTGAAAAAATTGCCGACGGCGTGGCCGACGCCGCCGAAAACCCGGCTTAA